In Candidatus Methylomirabilota bacterium, the DNA window GCATCCCACCGAGAGCCACCACGTGATGGCGCGCGTGTCGCACTTCCAGGAGCTCGAGCGGCGCTACATTCCGGGGACGGACGAGCGCCTCAAGGGCTCGGACGGGTTCGGCGAAGGGCACTGAACCGTCCCCGGGGGTCGGCCGGGGACGGGGCGGCTCAGCTCCCGTCCCCGGCGTGTCTCGCGCGGAGCAGACGGCGTGCGAGGATGAACCCGAAGAAGACGAGCGCGGCGAAGAGCACATAGCCCTCCACGTCCGTGCCGAACCGCCGCAGCCGCTCGACGTATTCGCCCAGGCCGTACCCGATCGTGTACCCCAGCCCCACGACGAGGGGCACGTAGGTGAGCGCGCCCAGCATGTTCGCCGCGAAGAACCGGGCGATAGGCATGCCGAGCGCGCCGGCGAGCGGCCCCGCCATGAAGCGAAGCCCGGGCACGAAGCGGGCGATGAACACCGCGAGCATGCCGCGCCGGGACACGAAGTCCTGCATCATCTCCAGCCGGCGTGGATGCCCGAGCAGCCACGACGCGTGGCGCTCGAGCGTGGCGCGCCCGTAGCGATGACCGAGCCAGTAGCCGATGTTGTCGCCGCCCACCGCGCTCACGATGCCGATGACCAGGACCACCGGAAGGTGGAGCTCGCCGCGCCAACACATGTAGCCAGCAAGGACCAGGATGGTCTCCTCGGGAACGGGCAGACCGATGTTCCCGAGGATGACGAGGAGGAAGAGGGCGAGGTAGCCCCAGTGCGCGAGGAGCTCGACCGGATCCACGATCAGTTCGCCACGATAAACCAGAACCCTCGTTCCCGTCGAGCCGCACGAAGGATCCTGGGCGGCGGAGGCGAGGTGGCGCCCGGAAGGCTCGGCATGCGGCCTAGTTTGACATGTCCTGATGCCGTGGGTCACACTCCGTGCATGAGCCGGGCGCGCGGCATGCTCGTGACCCTTGTCCTGCTGGGGCTCCTCGCCACCTTCGGCGGGGCGACCTTCGGGCTTCCCGACTCCCTCACGCCTCCCGGCTACTTCGACGGCGGGGACGGCGACGACGCCCTGTGGCTGGTCACCGAAGGCCTCCCGGCCATCGTGCTGCCCGTCTTTGCCCTCGTCCTCATCGCGGCTGCGCGGGCGGCGCTGCCCTTCGGCGTTCCCTGCGCCCGATCCCTCGCCGCACCTCTCGCCGCTCGCCTCCGCGCCCCGCCGCTCTCCTAGTGGTTCCGCCGCGTCACGCGCGCGCCATCATCATGGAGAGAGGAGATCGTCATGTTTGGTCTGGGTACGCAGGAGCTGATGTTGATTCTCGCCATTGCCCTCGTCCTGTTCGGCGGCTCGAAGATCCCGGAGCTGGGGAAGTCCCTCGGTCAGGCGATCCGCGAGTTCAAGCGCGGAGTGGAGGCGCCCGACCCCAAGCCGGAGGCCAAGGAAGAGGCCGGAAAGGGCGGAAAGTCGTCCGTCGGCTAGGCCCGCGCCTTCCCCATGCGGGCCCCGGAGGCCCAGCGTAGGGCCTCCGGAACCCGCACCGTGAAGCTCCACGCGCTCAAGCACTTCTTCGTCGGGAGGCCGATCCCGACGGCGCAGGCCCGTCACGAGCGCCTTTCGAAGCGCGCGGCGCTCGCGGTCTTCGCCTCCGACGCGCTCTCCTCCGTCGCGTACGCGACGGAGGAGATCCTGCTCGTCCTCAGCATCGCGGGGGTGGGCGCGCTCACCTACTCGATCCCCATCGGCGTGGGGATCTCGGTGCTGGTCGCTATCGTGGTGAGCTCGTACCGCCAGACGATCCGGGCGTATCCGGGCGGCGGCGGGGCCTACATCGTCACCAAGGACAATCTCGGGACGTTGCCGGGCCTGGTGTCGGCCGCGGCGCTCCTCATCGACTACGTGCTGACGGTGGCGGTGAGCGTCGCCGCCGGCATCGCCGCGCTGACCTCCGCGTTCCCGTCCCTGTTCGGATACCGCGTGCTCCTCGGCGTGCTCTGCATCGCCGGCATCACCACCGCCAACCTGCGCGGCCTCCGCGAGTCCGGCAAGCTCTTCGCCGCGCCCACCTATCTCTTCATCGTGAGCTGCGCCGGGATGC includes these proteins:
- a CDS encoding DedA family protein, translated to MDPVELLAHWGYLALFLLVILGNIGLPVPEETILVLAGYMCWRGELHLPVVLVIGIVSAVGGDNIGYWLGHRYGRATLERHASWLLGHPRRLEMMQDFVSRRGMLAVFIARFVPGLRFMAGPLAGALGMPIARFFAANMLGALTYVPLVVGLGYTIGYGLGEYVERLRRFGTDVEGYVLFAALVFFGFILARRLLRARHAGDGS
- the tatA gene encoding twin-arginine translocase TatA/TatE family subunit, whose translation is MFGLGTQELMLILAIALVLFGGSKIPELGKSLGQAIREFKRGVEAPDPKPEAKEEAGKGGKSSVG